A window from Triticum aestivum cultivar Chinese Spring chromosome 6D, IWGSC CS RefSeq v2.1, whole genome shotgun sequence encodes these proteins:
- the LOC123140802 gene encoding expansin-B2-like, with protein MTGVTNNTIALMLVALLSVLVTSVRSAANYDTAAARSYNSGWLPAKATWYGAPTGAGPNDNGGACARLHNNQYAFSSMTSCGNEPLFDGGAGCGSCYEIRCVAANNPSCSGQPRRVVITDMNYYPVARYHFDLSGTAFGAMAKNGLNDKLRHAGIIDMQFRRVRCNFPGMKVTFHVQRGSNPNYLAVLVEYANVDGTVVRMELMQTRNGRPTGSWEPMRRSWGSIWRMDTSRPLQGPFSMRITSDSGKTLVANNVIPAYWRPDKAYWSNVQFY; from the exons ATGACTGGCGTCACCAACAACACCATTGCCCTTATGCTTGTGGCACTCCTCTCCGTGCTCGTCACGTCCGTCCGTTCTGCGGCCAACTACGACACCGCCGCCGCCAGATCCTACAACTCCGGCTGGCTCCCCGCCAAGGCCACCTGGTACGGAGCGCCCACCGGCGCCGGCCCCAACGACAACG GCGGTGCTTGCGCGCGGCTTCA CAACAACCAGTACGCCTTCTCCTCCATGACGTCCTGCGGCAACGAGCCTCTGTTCGACGGCGGCGCAGGCTGCGGCAGCTGCTATGAG ATCCGATGCGTCGCCGCCAACAACCCTTCCTGCTCCGGCCAGCCGAGGAGGGTGGTCATCACCGACATGAACTACTACCCCGTGGCTAGGTACCACTTCGACCTTAGTGGCACGGCGTTCGGGGCCATGGCCAAGAACGGCCTCAACGACAAGCTCCGCCACGCCGGCATCATCGACATGCAGTTCAGGAGGGTGCGCTGCAACTTCCCGGGCATGAAGGTCACCTTCCACGTCCAGCGCGGCTCCAACCCTAACTACCTCGCGGTGCTCGTGGAGTACGCCAACGTGGACGGGACCGTGGTGCGGATGGAGCTCATGCAGACCAGGAACGGCCGCCCCACGGGGTCCTGGGAGCCGATGCGCCGCTCCTGGGGATCCATCTGGCGGATGGACACCAGCCGCCCGCTGCAGGGGCCCTTCTCCATGCGCATCACCAGCGACTCCGGGAAGACGCTGGTGGCCAACAATGTCATCCCGGCCTATTGGCGGCCGGACAAAGCCTACTGGTCCAACGTCCAATTCTATTGA